A single Vigna radiata var. radiata cultivar VC1973A chromosome 8, Vradiata_ver6, whole genome shotgun sequence DNA region contains:
- the LOC106771669 gene encoding 25.3 kDa vesicle transport protein isoform X4: MVKVTIVGRLSDGLPLAQGLRYTNEEYAYLSCYRQQAEFILQEISRGALIASKMTIHVHNFCFNYLVENGVVFIVLSESTYPRKLAFHYLQDIQKEFEXFDKTLIGKITRPYSFVKFDGIIANISRQYIDTRTQANLSKLNANRKQDVDVASQDFYDIVERKRNSETMRRLPVTPQPESTIWCSPRLEELKEMVHWY, translated from the exons ATGGTTAAGGTAACCATAGTTGGAAGGTTGAGCGATGGATTGCCTCTAGCACAAGGACTGAGATATACGAATGAAGAGTATGCATATCTTTCATGTTACAGGCAACAAGCAGagttcattctccaagaaattTCAAGGGGAGCACTAATAGCTTCCAAGATGACTATTCATGTTCACAATTTCTGCTTCAA cTACTTGGTCGAGAACGGAGTTGTTTTCATTGTATTAAGTGAGTCTACGTACCCAAGAAAACTGGCTTTTCATTACCTACAAGATATTCAAAAGGAGTTTGAGAANTTTGATAAAACCCTCATTGGCAAAATTACAAGGCCATACAGCTTTGTCAAATTTG ATGGTATAATTGCAAACATCAGCAGACAGTACATTGACACAAGAACTCAGGCCAACCTGTCAAAACTTAATGCTAACCGGAAACAAGATGTAGATGTTGCTAGTCAAGATTTTTACGACATTgtagaaaggaagagaaattcAG AAACAATGAGAAGATTACCGGTTACTCCTCAACCTGAATCCACAATATGGTGTTCTCCACGTCTTGAG GAACTTAAAGAAATGGTCCACTGGTATTAA
- the LOC106771669 gene encoding 25.3 kDa vesicle transport protein isoform X1, protein MVKVTIVGRLSDGLPLAQGLRYTNEEYAYLSCYRQQAEFILQEISRGALIASKMTIHVHNFCFNYLVENGVVFIVLSESTYPRKLAFHYLQDIQKEFEXFDKTLIGKITRPYSFVKFDGIIANISRQYIDTRTQANLSKLNANRKQDVDVASQDFYDIVERKRNSETMRRLPVTPQPESTIWCSPRLEAIALKWTPIMILVITSMALLWASLVLTDDFIISSWNLKKWSTGIKYDATLMLQKI, encoded by the exons ATGGTTAAGGTAACCATAGTTGGAAGGTTGAGCGATGGATTGCCTCTAGCACAAGGACTGAGATATACGAATGAAGAGTATGCATATCTTTCATGTTACAGGCAACAAGCAGagttcattctccaagaaattTCAAGGGGAGCACTAATAGCTTCCAAGATGACTATTCATGTTCACAATTTCTGCTTCAA cTACTTGGTCGAGAACGGAGTTGTTTTCATTGTATTAAGTGAGTCTACGTACCCAAGAAAACTGGCTTTTCATTACCTACAAGATATTCAAAAGGAGTTTGAGAANTTTGATAAAACCCTCATTGGCAAAATTACAAGGCCATACAGCTTTGTCAAATTTG ATGGTATAATTGCAAACATCAGCAGACAGTACATTGACACAAGAACTCAGGCCAACCTGTCAAAACTTAATGCTAACCGGAAACAAGATGTAGATGTTGCTAGTCAAGATTTTTACGACATTgtagaaaggaagagaaattcAG AAACAATGAGAAGATTACCGGTTACTCCTCAACCTGAATCCACAATATGGTGTTCTCCACGTCTTGAG GCGATTGCTTTGAAATGGACACCTATTATGATCCTTGTAATTACTTCTATGGCTCTTCTATGGGCTAGCTTAGTCCTCACAGACGACTTTATTATTTCAAGCTG GAACTTAAAGAAATGGTCCACTGGTATTAAATATGATGCAACATTGATGTTGCAGAAAATATAA
- the LOC106771742 gene encoding transcription factor LAF1: protein MGCQPLEKGKPKHKKGLWSPEEDNKLRNYILKQGHGCWSSVPIKAGLQRSGKSCRLRWINYLRPGLKRGKFTKQEEETILTLHHMLGNKWSQISQHLPGRTDNEIKNYWHSYLKKKEAKAKEKGSHNLMKYASSSSDTMDSSNSLQNLATQGTQSCNFTKEACQSSLPKLLFAEWLSLDQVNSANSVDSFGLRNGFDQNSTLQEAAIHDMSDIPFGGGYHRCLANISAPEILNSELKYANQMVENGFILPGVDLMSSNFSMSNDAIMYI from the exons ATGGGGTGCCAGCCATTGGAAAAGGGAAAACCAAAACATAAGAAGGGGTTATGGTCACCAGAAGAAGACAATAAACTCAGAAACTACATCCTTAAACAAGGTCATGGCTGTTGGAGTTCTGTTCCCATTAAGGCAG GCTTGCAAAGAAGTGGAAAGAGTTGCAGATTAAGATGGATAAACTATCTGAGACCAGGACTAAAGAGAGGGAAGTTCACCAAACAGGAAGAAGAGACAATCCTCACCCTTCACCACATGCTAGGCAACAA GTGGTCACAGATATCACAGCATTTGCCAGGAAGAACAGATAATGAGATTAAAAACTACTGGCattcatatttgaaaaagaaagaggcaAAAGCTAAGGAAAAGGGTTCTCATAACCTAATGAAGTATGCTAGCTCAAGCTCCGATACCATGGACTCTTCAAACTCTCTCCAAAATCTTGCAACTCAAGGTACACAGAGTTGTAACTTCACCAAAGAGGCTTGTCAAAGCTCCTTACCAAAACTGTTATTTGCTGAGTGGCTTTCATTGGATCAAGTAAACTCTGCAAATTCAGTTGACTCTTTTGGTTTGAGGAATGGATTTGATCAAAATTCAACTCTTCAGGAGGCTGCAATCCATGACATGTCAGATATACCCTTTGGTGGAGGGTACCACAGATGCTTGGCTAACATTTCAGCCCCTGAGATTTTAAATTCAGAGCTGAAGTATGCAAATCAGATGGTGGAAAATGGTTTCATCCTGCCTGGAGTTGACTTGATGAGTAGCAATTTCAGCATGAGCAATGATGCGATAATGTACATATGA
- the LOC106771669 gene encoding 25.3 kDa vesicle transport protein isoform X3: protein MVKVTIVGRLSDGLPLAQGLRYTNEEYAYLSCYRQQAEFILQEISRGALIASKMTIHVHNFCFNYLVENGVVFIVLSESTYPRKLAFHYLQDIQKEFEXFDKTLIGKITRPYSFVKFDGIIANISRQYIDTRTQANLSKLNANRKQDVDVASQDFYDIVERKRNSETMRRLPVTPQPESTIWCSPRLEAIALKWTPIMILELKEMVHWY, encoded by the exons ATGGTTAAGGTAACCATAGTTGGAAGGTTGAGCGATGGATTGCCTCTAGCACAAGGACTGAGATATACGAATGAAGAGTATGCATATCTTTCATGTTACAGGCAACAAGCAGagttcattctccaagaaattTCAAGGGGAGCACTAATAGCTTCCAAGATGACTATTCATGTTCACAATTTCTGCTTCAA cTACTTGGTCGAGAACGGAGTTGTTTTCATTGTATTAAGTGAGTCTACGTACCCAAGAAAACTGGCTTTTCATTACCTACAAGATATTCAAAAGGAGTTTGAGAANTTTGATAAAACCCTCATTGGCAAAATTACAAGGCCATACAGCTTTGTCAAATTTG ATGGTATAATTGCAAACATCAGCAGACAGTACATTGACACAAGAACTCAGGCCAACCTGTCAAAACTTAATGCTAACCGGAAACAAGATGTAGATGTTGCTAGTCAAGATTTTTACGACATTgtagaaaggaagagaaattcAG AAACAATGAGAAGATTACCGGTTACTCCTCAACCTGAATCCACAATATGGTGTTCTCCACGTCTTGAG GCGATTGCTTTGAAATGGACACCTATTATGATCCTT GAACTTAAAGAAATGGTCCACTGGTATTAA
- the LOC106771669 gene encoding 25.3 kDa vesicle transport protein isoform X2, with the protein MVKVTIVGRLSDGLPLAQGLRYTNEEYAYLSCYRQQAEFILQEISRGALIASKMTIHVHNFCFNYLVENGVVFIVLSESTYPRKLAFHYLQDIQKEFEXFDKTLIGKITRPYSFVKFDGIIANISRQYIDTRTQANLSKLNANRKQDVDVASQDFYDIVERKRNSETMRRLPVTPQPESTIWCSPRLEAIALKWTPIMILVITSMALLWASLVLTDDFIISS; encoded by the exons ATGGTTAAGGTAACCATAGTTGGAAGGTTGAGCGATGGATTGCCTCTAGCACAAGGACTGAGATATACGAATGAAGAGTATGCATATCTTTCATGTTACAGGCAACAAGCAGagttcattctccaagaaattTCAAGGGGAGCACTAATAGCTTCCAAGATGACTATTCATGTTCACAATTTCTGCTTCAA cTACTTGGTCGAGAACGGAGTTGTTTTCATTGTATTAAGTGAGTCTACGTACCCAAGAAAACTGGCTTTTCATTACCTACAAGATATTCAAAAGGAGTTTGAGAANTTTGATAAAACCCTCATTGGCAAAATTACAAGGCCATACAGCTTTGTCAAATTTG ATGGTATAATTGCAAACATCAGCAGACAGTACATTGACACAAGAACTCAGGCCAACCTGTCAAAACTTAATGCTAACCGGAAACAAGATGTAGATGTTGCTAGTCAAGATTTTTACGACATTgtagaaaggaagagaaattcAG AAACAATGAGAAGATTACCGGTTACTCCTCAACCTGAATCCACAATATGGTGTTCTCCACGTCTTGAG GCGATTGCTTTGAAATGGACACCTATTATGATCCTTGTAATTACTTCTATGGCTCTTCTATGGGCTAGCTTAGTCCTCACAGACGACTTTATTATTTCAAGCTG A